From the genome of Gemmatimonadota bacterium, one region includes:
- a CDS encoding caspase family protein, with the protein MNLTTFCKTASLVFILTIICESGYLTAQTREPNIRIDSSIVGGGLDDLLFSVEGDFLFLVFDDSFEDVIWRYDLNQRRFDSHILIPRADTYTINSDGTKFAYVDYETRDVQVISFESGDVLHTLPYPAASEDNLSLYDPRIMFSGDASNLFLFHSWYSTNTLYVADITSNVWRVLPIKEDHIKNYALSSNGRVAFTIEDWNTPGFVYFKVLSEVQTLDEAKIFTTSVRIFDKHTDDRNSDSIDNFSFSSDGTKILLREKKKDNVDVWHLLDSETLTTLGKSWVSPIGGWLTIETKKHAEVDAGWLGNRPIALYKSLGGSAGFTIFDVGEQSVLFSQSGIYPENIAFSSMAGHLAFGNSRTGVIEVYLGGTPKEKTEHLAPRLVPQIQHNGPLDGLTISGDSRGVAMAGSDDWISLWDCTSGHMFRRLSCDNISIESVALSQNGLQLMINYYHVSEIWDVTSGELRQRISNTFNGGPGDDLIFGTFLGDDTHALICSRLSGCRVVESFSENKSDTKLQIDYNEDYGCSAVSLAPDERSIALECWHRTKDIKGIGWMNLNADGHMQFIEIPIPEGTWVTTVAALENARVVAGLSNGDILLIDAAKEKIVKTLRTRILDIGPIIHLDNERFAIASSGKKKYFVSSPDNRPPEILIISSKDLSVLQRLPWGPLTDDVGIPGTERLAASDDGRWLVSASGPKQRSLGQPLVQVWDTAISQNTETLTSKVIPVTRVEFDIEGNYLLADSHEYATLWHIKSGQIMRQFRHLYSEELSKFATLDDNTLVYLSSDGLSVKSWSPNTGLRDHTVLDSTYISPNPSGLSTDGSRIALSRNHLGLVLLSLEERHENQTRRIDRSFLEEFYLFADRILLNLGQSAIEAIDASTAESIWLRDDINSIYNGTIMFTADSTGVILKTVKEGNMSLLVLEAETGKTRFSRPIPLKRYVPVYSEVGAQGLLGSQGLLHSFEGGIERLSLNDGTVIDTLNIVTGIPKYAVADREGKYLVLTYSDKVVLWYNNYKKFELIEGVSAYQVVGVSHSNTYKIESVAFSSDGRLLAIAETDGTVSLWDVSLGPNNLRFIARLITFVNGDWAVVAPDGRYDASDPADLDGLVWVMPDAPTKPVPLTIFYREYYEPGLLPRLLAGEEFPPIPSIGSLNRTQPQVAIVGIESAGTNRVNVSVEVKESGTEGVQDLKLFRDGRLVGLNDLAERPPDLDQGDAWQVTFQNIELSTSGSDTIAFSAYAFNDDGIKSETHRLPFTRPSVEPNPRRAFVIAVGVNAYQNQSWDLRYAAEDARATRDIIARYIEASDEFEEVHTVSLITDRDGSGAITGIATREALLTVLDALAGETIDPDLLHLIPGATSLSKAGPDDLVYLAFSGHGLSGDNGLFHLFLSDIGEGEKREVNSALLSRTLDSDLLARHLRQVDAGDFVMIVDACNSAASVEGGGFKPGPMGSRGLGQLAYDKAMRVLAASQAEAVALESERLRHGLLTFAMLHEGLAGGAADRAPTDSTIVFSELLNYGVDRVPLLYEDIRSGNFTPQGRGLTAAFTPNGQVTAPTSTQRPSLFDFSRTERELRLPVLNQVD; encoded by the coding sequence ATGAACCTGACTACATTCTGCAAAACAGCCTCATTAGTCTTTATTCTTACTATCATTTGCGAAAGCGGATATTTGACGGCACAGACACGCGAGCCAAACATCCGAATTGATTCAAGTATAGTTGGCGGTGGATTAGATGATCTCCTATTTTCAGTCGAAGGCGATTTTCTGTTCTTAGTTTTTGACGATTCTTTCGAAGATGTCATATGGCGTTATGATCTTAATCAGCGTCGATTTGATTCGCATATACTCATCCCTCGCGCGGATACGTACACGATCAATTCTGACGGTACAAAATTTGCGTACGTTGATTATGAAACACGTGATGTGCAGGTGATCAGCTTTGAATCGGGCGATGTCTTGCATACCTTACCCTATCCTGCCGCATCTGAAGATAACCTGTCTCTGTATGATCCTCGGATTATGTTTTCTGGTGATGCCTCTAACCTCTTTTTGTTTCATTCCTGGTATAGTACAAACACATTGTATGTTGCAGACATTACTTCCAACGTATGGCGCGTGCTTCCAATAAAAGAAGATCATATAAAGAACTACGCATTATCTAGCAATGGACGAGTGGCGTTTACAATAGAAGATTGGAATACACCGGGTTTTGTATATTTTAAAGTACTGTCTGAAGTGCAAACATTGGACGAGGCCAAGATATTCACTACCTCTGTAAGAATCTTTGATAAACATACGGATGACCGCAATAGTGACAGTATAGACAACTTCTCATTTTCAAGCGATGGTACTAAGATCCTTCTGAGGGAGAAAAAAAAGGATAATGTTGATGTGTGGCATTTACTGGATTCAGAGACACTGACAACACTGGGGAAATCATGGGTTTCACCAATTGGCGGATGGCTCACGATAGAGACAAAAAAACACGCCGAGGTCGATGCTGGATGGCTAGGCAACCGCCCTATCGCGCTTTACAAATCGCTTGGTGGTTCTGCTGGATTCACCATATTTGATGTGGGGGAACAGAGTGTGTTGTTCTCCCAGTCCGGCATTTATCCCGAAAATATAGCGTTTAGCTCGATGGCAGGACATTTGGCATTCGGGAACAGTAGAACAGGCGTTATTGAGGTTTACCTGGGTGGGACACCAAAAGAAAAAACCGAACACCTGGCTCCTCGTCTTGTTCCGCAAATCCAGCATAATGGCCCTCTGGATGGATTGACAATTTCAGGAGATAGTCGTGGCGTGGCGATGGCCGGCTCTGATGACTGGATATCACTATGGGATTGCACCTCGGGTCACATGTTTCGGCGTCTGTCATGCGACAACATATCAATAGAATCTGTGGCGTTGTCGCAGAATGGGCTGCAGTTGATGATCAACTACTACCACGTGAGTGAGATATGGGACGTCACAAGCGGCGAACTGCGGCAAAGGATAAGTAACACCTTTAATGGTGGACCAGGGGATGATCTAATATTCGGCACTTTTCTCGGTGATGACACACATGCCTTGATATGTAGCAGACTTAGCGGATGCAGGGTGGTGGAATCTTTCTCGGAAAACAAATCTGATACAAAGCTGCAAATAGACTACAATGAAGACTACGGCTGTAGTGCGGTTTCATTAGCGCCAGATGAAAGGTCCATAGCACTGGAATGTTGGCACCGCACTAAGGATATTAAGGGTATTGGATGGATGAATTTGAACGCTGACGGTCATATGCAATTCATTGAGATCCCTATCCCTGAGGGTACTTGGGTGACCACAGTCGCAGCACTGGAAAACGCGCGCGTCGTCGCTGGTCTATCCAACGGCGATATTCTGCTGATTGACGCCGCGAAAGAGAAAATTGTAAAAACCCTACGGACGCGAATTCTCGATATCGGTCCGATCATCCATCTAGACAATGAACGTTTTGCAATCGCTTCGAGTGGAAAGAAAAAATATTTTGTTTCTTCTCCGGATAACCGCCCACCAGAAATACTGATTATTTCCTCGAAAGATCTTTCGGTATTACAGCGTTTACCCTGGGGCCCATTGACAGACGATGTGGGCATTCCCGGTACCGAGCGACTGGCTGCAAGTGATGATGGCCGCTGGCTGGTTTCAGCATCAGGACCAAAGCAGCGTTCTTTGGGGCAACCATTGGTACAGGTATGGGATACTGCCATCTCGCAAAACACTGAAACCCTCACATCGAAGGTCATCCCTGTAACCCGAGTCGAGTTCGATATCGAAGGCAACTATTTGCTGGCTGACAGCCATGAATATGCCACTCTTTGGCATATAAAGAGCGGACAAATAATGCGCCAATTTCGTCATCTCTACTCCGAAGAATTAAGCAAATTTGCGACGCTGGACGATAACACATTAGTCTATCTGTCGTCTGACGGATTATCAGTAAAGTCGTGGTCCCCCAATACCGGATTGCGCGACCACACGGTCCTCGATTCAACATACATTAGTCCAAACCCAAGCGGTCTTAGTACCGACGGATCACGCATCGCTTTGTCCAGGAATCATCTTGGGCTTGTTCTACTTTCTTTAGAAGAACGCCACGAAAATCAGACGAGGCGTATTGACCGCAGTTTCCTGGAAGAATTTTACTTATTTGCTGATCGGATTCTGTTAAATCTCGGCCAAAGTGCCATTGAGGCTATTGATGCATCGACTGCCGAATCAATCTGGTTGCGTGACGACATCAATAGCATTTACAACGGAACGATTATGTTCACTGCGGATAGTACAGGTGTCATCCTCAAGACTGTAAAAGAAGGAAATATGAGCCTGCTCGTCCTTGAGGCGGAGACAGGTAAGACGCGCTTTAGCCGGCCAATCCCTCTAAAACGTTATGTGCCAGTTTACAGTGAGGTAGGTGCCCAAGGTTTATTGGGTTCCCAAGGTTTATTGCACTCTTTCGAAGGGGGGATAGAACGTCTCTCTCTAAATGACGGCACGGTCATTGATACTCTGAATATTGTCACAGGTATACCTAAATATGCTGTAGCTGACCGGGAGGGCAAATATCTGGTGCTCACATATTCTGATAAGGTCGTACTATGGTATAATAACTATAAGAAATTTGAGCTTATTGAGGGAGTTTCAGCTTATCAAGTTGTGGGAGTTTCTCATTCTAATACATATAAAATAGAGAGCGTCGCGTTTTCCTCTGATGGCCGTCTTTTGGCAATTGCTGAGACAGACGGTACTGTCAGTCTATGGGACGTTTCCCTTGGTCCGAATAATCTGCGTTTCATAGCACGACTCATAACATTCGTTAATGGTGATTGGGCTGTTGTAGCACCAGATGGACGCTACGACGCGAGCGATCCCGCTGATCTCGACGGTCTCGTCTGGGTGATGCCCGATGCGCCCACCAAACCAGTGCCGCTTACGATCTTTTACCGAGAGTATTACGAACCAGGACTCTTGCCACGCCTGCTGGCAGGCGAGGAGTTCCCGCCTATTCCCTCAATCGGGAGTCTGAACCGTACACAACCACAAGTAGCAATCGTCGGCATCGAATCCGCAGGAACCAATCGCGTGAACGTCTCAGTTGAAGTAAAAGAATCCGGGACCGAAGGCGTGCAAGATCTCAAACTGTTCCGCGACGGTCGTCTGGTCGGGCTGAATGATCTCGCTGAACGCCCTCCAGACCTGGATCAGGGTGATGCCTGGCAAGTGACCTTCCAAAATATCGAACTATCGACGTCTGGTTCAGATACCATTGCATTTTCGGCATACGCCTTCAATGATGACGGCATAAAGTCCGAAACGCATAGATTGCCCTTCACACGACCATCTGTAGAACCCAATCCGCGACGGGCTTTCGTGATCGCCGTTGGTGTGAATGCCTATCAGAATCAGAGTTGGGACCTGCGCTACGCGGCTGAAGACGCCCGGGCAACAAGAGATATTATCGCTCGCTACATTGAGGCGTCAGACGAATTCGAGGAAGTCCACACTGTGTCGCTGATTACCGATCGCGACGGATCGGGTGCTATCACCGGTATTGCAACGCGTGAGGCCCTTCTCACTGTGCTGGATGCGTTGGCAGGCGAAACTATCGACCCTGATTTGCTCCATCTGATCCCAGGTGCAACATCGTTGAGTAAAGCAGGCCCCGACGATCTCGTCTATCTCGCCTTCTCTGGTCACGGACTGTCGGGAGATAATGGTCTGTTTCACTTGTTCCTGTCAGACATCGGAGAGGGTGAGAAACGCGAAGTGAACAGTGCACTACTCTCCCGCACGCTCGACAGCGACCTCCTCGCCCGTCATCTCCGCCAAGTAGATGCTGGCGACTTTGTGATGATTGTGGATGCGTGCAATTCGGCTGCAAGTGTCGAAGGTGGCGGTTTCAAGCCGGGACCGATGGGTAGCCGTGGATTGGGACAACTCGCCTATGATAAGGCCATGCGCGTGCTTGCTGCGAGTCAGGCCGAAGCAGTTGCACTGGAAAGTGAACGTCTCAGGCATGGTCTGCTGACTTTTGCAATGCTACATGAGGGATTGGCCGGTGGAGCAGCCGACCGCGCACCAACAGACAGCACCATCGTATTCTCGGAACTATTGAATTATGGCGTGGATCGCGTGCCTTTGCTGTATGAAGATATCCGCAGTGGTAATTTCACTCCGCAAGGACGTGGTCTGACAGCGGCGTTTACCCCAAATGGTCAGGTTACTGCGCCGACTTCTACACAGCGTCCAAGCCTGTTTGATTTCAGCCGCACTGAACGGGAGTTGCGGCTGCCAGTGCTGAATCAAGTCGATTGA
- a CDS encoding transposase, protein MPPTRPPYPAELKHQIVELVRAGRSPSELAKEFEPTAQTIQNWVHQADRDESLRGDGLKSDEREELRRLRRENKQLRIEREILSKAAAWFAAETNAIPRKSSRS, encoded by the coding sequence ATGCCACCGACACGTCCACCTTATCCAGCCGAGTTGAAGCACCAGATCGTCGAGCTTGTGCGCGCTGGTCGCAGTCCTTCTGAATTGGCCAAAGAGTTTGAGCCAACCGCTCAGACGATCCAAAACTGGGTCCATCAGGCTGATCGAGATGAGAGCCTTCGAGGAGACGGCCTGAAGAGCGATGAGCGCGAAGAGTTGCGTCGTCTTCGGCGCGAGAACAAGCAGTTGCGCATCGAGCGCGAGATCCTGTCAAAAGCAGCGGCCTGGTTCGCAGCGGAGACCAACGCGATCCCAAGAAAATCTTCGCGTTCGTGA
- a CDS encoding CHAT domain-containing protein encodes MAQQDDGILTATEIAMLPLTEVDLVVLSACETGLGETAGGEGLLDVQRAFQVAGVRSTVASLWKVPDEETRLLMERFYRNLWEEQMAGLEALREAQLWMLKNTEGLKSSDEMRDMEDVDDFTTFSLISRTSPFYWAAFQLSGDWR; translated from the coding sequence CTGGCACAGCAGGACGACGGCATCTTGACAGCCACTGAAATTGCTATGTTGCCGCTGACTGAGGTGGACCTGGTGGTACTTTCGGCGTGTGAGACAGGATTGGGTGAGACCGCCGGAGGCGAAGGCTTATTGGATGTGCAGCGGGCCTTTCAGGTAGCTGGGGTGCGTTCGACTGTAGCCAGCCTGTGGAAAGTCCCGGACGAAGAGACGCGGCTATTGATGGAACGCTTTTACCGTAATCTTTGGGAAGAGCAGATGGCGGGATTGGAAGCCCTGCGTGAAGCACAATTATGGATGCTGAAGAATACAGAAGGTCTGAAGTCTTCGGATGAGATGCGTGACATGGAAGACGTAGATGACTTCACTACCTTCTCCCTGATCAGCAGGACCTCGCCATTCTACTGGGCAGCGTTTCAGTTGAGTGGGGACTGGCGATGA
- a CDS encoding formylglycine-generating enzyme family protein, translating to MFRQCICIGVLILMSMPLKSQQDNGDIEPLPGETFQDCDECPEMVVVPSGSFTMGAPSGEYGRGDSEGPRHLVIIDYPLAVGVYEVTFSEWDACVSDGGCGGYVPDDDGWGRGNRPVIFVSWNNAQSYVRWLSGKTGHNYGLLSESEWEYVARAGTETRYSWGNEIGHNRANCDGCGSRWDDDRTAPVGSFSANGWGVYDMHGNVWEWVQDCWNDSYVGAPVDGSSWESGDCCKRVRRGGSGDFSPRWLRSAIRSWDPPDYRNDDFGFRVARRF from the coding sequence ATGTTCCGTCAATGTATTTGTATAGGTGTATTGATTCTTATGAGCATGCCCCTCAAGTCACAACAGGACAACGGGGATATTGAGCCTTTACCTGGTGAGACTTTCCAAGATTGTGATGAATGTCCAGAGATGGTGGTGGTGCCATCGGGATCGTTTACGATGGGGGCTCCGAGTGGAGAATATGGCCGCGGTGATTCTGAGGGCCCTCGTCATCTCGTGATTATAGATTATCCTCTTGCTGTGGGTGTATATGAGGTGACATTTTCTGAGTGGGACGCGTGCGTGTCAGATGGCGGCTGTGGCGGGTATGTTCCAGATGACGACGGGTGGGGACGTGGGAATCGTCCGGTGATCTTCGTGAGTTGGAATAACGCGCAGTCTTATGTACGCTGGTTGTCTGGCAAGACGGGTCATAATTATGGTTTGTTGAGTGAGTCAGAATGGGAGTATGTGGCGCGGGCGGGAACGGAAACGCGATATAGTTGGGGCAACGAGATAGGTCACAACCGCGCCAATTGCGATGGTTGTGGTAGTCGTTGGGATGATGATAGGACAGCCCCAGTGGGCAGTTTCAGCGCGAATGGTTGGGGCGTTTACGATATGCACGGGAATGTATGGGAGTGGGTTCAGGACTGTTGGAATGATAGCTATGTTGGTGCCCCAGTAGATGGTTCTTCGTGGGAGTCTGGGGACTGCTGTAAGCGCGTGAGGCGTGGTGGTTCGGGGGACTTCAGTCCGAGGTGGTTGCGCTCTGCGATTCGCTCCTGGGATCCCCCCGACTACCGGAACGACGACTTCGGTTTTCGGGTTGCCCGGCGATTTTAA
- a CDS encoding ATP-binding protein has product MTRCRLPIGIQTFRKIREENFYYVDKTAHIRRLMDEGTHYFLSRPRRFGKSLFLDTLKELFEGNEPLFEGLHIHGHYDWSIRYPVLCLDFGRGNFKEAGYLQANVMEQLAAIERRAKIVSEYTTAPGRFASILEILHEKAGQRVVVLVDEYDKPILDALEEPEIARDNRDFLRGLYATIKSNDAYIKFTFLTGVSKFSKVHLFSGLNNLKDITLDARYSAICGYTEEDLDTVFAPELPGLDRDEIRDWYNGYSWLGEEKVYNPFDILLLFDKRTFGTYWFETGTPTFLIETLFKRQVSSLKLDDMIGSSDLLSTFDVDEIATEALLFQTGYLTITSEENLGGTSFYRLGYPNREVRESLNRSLLRYLVKDPSRQMENSVQLYRLLEANDFASLETLFHAFFASIPYEWYTNNDIANFEGYYASVFYSYFAGLGLNITVEDSSSQGRVDMAVHFNDNIYLFEFKVVELASDGAAMAQLQAKGYADKYRGLDQPIHLIGVEFSKNTRNITAFEVVRA; this is encoded by the coding sequence ATGACCAGATGCAGACTGCCCATCGGCATTCAGACCTTCCGCAAAATTCGGGAGGAGAACTTTTACTATGTCGATAAAACGGCCCACATACGGCGACTGATGGACGAGGGTACGCACTATTTTTTATCGCGTCCGAGACGCTTTGGCAAAAGCCTATTTCTGGACACGCTGAAAGAACTGTTTGAGGGCAATGAACCGCTGTTTGAAGGACTTCATATCCACGGCCACTATGACTGGTCTATTCGCTATCCTGTACTGTGCCTCGACTTTGGCAGGGGCAATTTCAAAGAAGCGGGCTACCTGCAGGCGAATGTGATGGAACAACTCGCAGCCATAGAACGTCGGGCGAAAATCGTTTCCGAATACACCACAGCCCCCGGACGCTTCGCATCTATTTTGGAAATCCTTCACGAAAAAGCAGGACAACGCGTTGTCGTTCTGGTTGATGAATACGACAAGCCGATACTCGATGCTCTGGAAGAACCGGAGATTGCGCGCGACAACCGCGACTTTCTACGGGGTCTGTATGCCACGATCAAGTCCAATGATGCCTATATCAAGTTCACATTTCTCACCGGCGTCAGCAAGTTTTCCAAGGTGCATCTGTTCTCTGGTCTCAACAATCTGAAGGATATCACGCTGGATGCGCGCTACTCGGCTATCTGTGGCTATACCGAAGAGGACCTCGATACAGTATTCGCCCCCGAACTGCCGGGTCTGGATCGGGATGAGATCCGCGACTGGTATAACGGCTATAGCTGGCTGGGTGAGGAGAAGGTGTACAACCCCTTCGACATCCTTCTGCTCTTCGACAAGCGCACCTTCGGCACGTATTGGTTTGAGACAGGTACGCCTACCTTCCTCATTGAAACCCTGTTCAAACGTCAGGTCAGTTCCCTGAAACTCGACGACATGATCGGCAGTAGCGACTTGCTATCAACTTTCGATGTGGATGAAATTGCGACCGAGGCCCTGTTATTTCAAACTGGGTATTTGACCATTACCAGTGAGGAAAATCTCGGCGGCACGTCATTCTATCGGTTGGGTTATCCCAATCGGGAAGTACGCGAGAGCCTCAACCGAAGCCTGTTGCGCTATCTGGTGAAAGACCCGTCGCGGCAGATGGAGAACAGCGTGCAACTCTACCGCCTGCTGGAAGCCAATGACTTTGCCAGTCTCGAGACCTTATTCCACGCCTTCTTCGCCAGTATTCCTTATGAGTGGTACACCAACAACGATATCGCCAATTTTGAAGGCTACTATGCCAGCGTGTTCTATTCCTATTTCGCTGGCCTGGGTCTCAATATCACAGTAGAAGATAGCAGCAGCCAAGGGCGTGTGGATATGGCTGTTCATTTCAACGATAACATCTACCTATTCGAGTTCAAGGTGGTAGAGTTGGCGTCCGATGGTGCCGCAATGGCGCAATTGCAGGCAAAGGGATATGCGGACAAATATCGGGGTCTGGATCAGCCGATTCACCTGATCGGGGTAGAGTTCAGTAAGAACACCCGCAACATAACGGCCTTTGAAGTTGTACGTGCGTGA